The Clostridiales bacterium FE2011 sequence TCTTTTTCGGCAAGACTGCTCCCGTGGTGGATGTCTTCAGGGTCATCTTTTCCTTCTCCTCTCAACAACGGCAAGGGGGGGAGAGACGAATCTCTCCCCCTCGCGTGGATACTATTGATTACTGATAGCGTTCCGGATAAACCTGCTTCAGGATCTCTTCATGCATGAAGTTTGCATAGATCTCGGAGTAGGGCTTGATTTCTGCCTGGAACGCGGCGAAGTTGGCGTCGATTTCGCTCGGATCGCACATGATGATCTTGGGCAGCCACTCCATCTGGATGGACAGCCACTTCTGATAATCGATGTCGATGGGCTCTTTGTTGATCTGCCAGGCTTCTCCGTAGGGAGCCAGCTGGATGGCCGGGTTGAACAGTTCTTCAATGGCCTTGATGCCCAGCTTGGCATACAGGTCCTTGTCGTACTGAGGCTCGTTGGCGCTGATGATTTCCGGCTGGTTCTGGGGATCCCAGGCATTGCCGTTATCCATGGTGCCCTGCTTCTTGGGAGCGGAGGTGAAGATGGCGTCAGCCTTGTTCGCGCGCTTCCATTCAGCGTCGTTACGGTTGTTGTACTGTTCCTGAGTCATGTTCATGCGGCCGTTTTCGTCGATGAAGTAGTCTTCACCTTCAACGCCCCACTGGAGCAGAACCTGCCACTCGTCGGACAGCAGTGTATCCAGCAGTCCAACCAGGCGTTCCGGATTCTCAGCGGTAGCAGCGATACCGAAGCCGCGGTCACGGTTGATAACGTCGCCGTTGATGTAGTGTTCTTCGATCTTCCAGTTTTCAGAGGGCAGCGCGATGCCTTCCAGGTCATCAGCATCATACAGAAGCGGGATGGGCAGGAAGGTCTCAGCGTACTTCTCAGCAGTCCGCAGGGAAGCGGTAGCGGTATCGAAGTCCCAGGCCTGGTCGAACATACCCAGCACGTAGCCGCTGGACAGAGCAGCGATATACTGGTCATAGTTCATAACGAAGGTGTCAGCGCTGATGAGGCCCTTGTGATAGATGTCATTCAGCTTGGCATAGTAGGGCTTCGCATAATCCTGATCGATGAAGGTCCAGGTAGCAAATTCGGGATCGTCCACATCGACGATAACTTCACCGTCGTTGGGGCGGCCCATCAGGTGCTGCACGGGGTTGATCAGGCAGAACCGACGCCAGTCTTCGCACAGGATGGCGAATCCGGTGTAGGGGGTGCCGTCTTCAGCGGTGGGATGCTCGGCCAGATAGCCTTCCAGCATCGCGAAGTACTCATCAACGGTCTTCGGCACAACGTAGTTGTTCCACTCGATGACTTTCTTCTGGGCGAAGAAGGAAG is a genomic window containing:
- a CDS encoding sugar ABC transporter substrate-binding protein codes for the protein MRKILAALLALAMVLALVPAVMAENAPITVTVFKGDPGDQPTADNKIYKKIADELGITFEIEFLANDLNQTLSLKIADDKQPDLFDGGNSAEILEDADVLIDLLPYISEEKTPNLYKHLHGTNVQLDQLLSKDGKLYIIPNYGVLYNKNIKRYNGPSFFAQKKVIEWNNYVVPKTVDEYFAMLEGYLAEHPTAEDGTPYTGFAILCEDWRRFCLINPVQHLMGRPNDGEVIVDVDDPEFATWTFIDQDYAKPYYAKLNDIYHKGLISADTFVMNYDQYIAALSSGYVLGMFDQAWDFDTATASLRTAEKYAETFLPIPLLYDADDLEGIALPSENWKIEEHYINGDVINRDRGFGIAATAENPERLVGLLDTLLSDEWQVLLQWGVEGEDYFIDENGRMNMTQEQYNNRNDAEWKRANKADAIFTSAPKKQGTMDNGNAWDPQNQPEIISANEPQYDKDLYAKLGIKAIEELFNPAIQLAPYGEAWQINKEPIDIDYQKWLSIQMEWLPKIIMCDPSEIDANFAAFQAEIKPYSEIYANFMHEEILKQVYPERYQ